Within the Solenopsis invicta isolate M01_SB chromosome 11, UNIL_Sinv_3.0, whole genome shotgun sequence genome, the region ttttgcataaaatttgaatgatttaaaaaagagtcctatatgcatattttttttagtaatttttcccatAGAATTTcctcgattggcgcaatcagtttttctctacagttaatttttaataatttgtttataataattatttgcaaaattggtttttggaaagtgctttttatgtccGTAATGTTTTTCATGCTCTGGTCTTATTTCCAAATGTTATCTTTTTGGTTATCTTTGTGCTGGTCTGGCCATAGGCAGGAACGAGTATtagttattgtatttattataggtTATTATTGTTTCTTGCATAAAACATAGATGATTTAAAAAAGAGTCATatacatttctttattaattttttccgtaGAGTCGATtggtgcaatcagttttcctctacagtcaatttttaacaatttgttcataacaattatttgtaaaatttatttttacaacgtgctttttatgtcaactagttttaaagaaaacaataaaaaatttgatttataatgattttttgaagtatATCTCGCGTAATATATCAGAAAGAGAACAGATAATGATGGCATTGTAAAGAAGAAACGCAAAATTggtttcaaaatattcaagcaAAATATTTCAGTCCGGCATGTCTGTATCTACAGGCGCACACCGCTTCCCACGTTCCACAAAAGTGCCATGACTTGTTGACTCAGGTCAGTTTTATGGTTTTTGAAATGATACGACAGTTATCCTGTGGACGTCTCATGACTATTCACGAAGCTGTAACCGCCGTCCGACAGGAGATAAAGCCGAAAAGAAATCTTCGTTCGAAGTGATAATCCACGAAAACGACACTGCGAGATAAATAATCGCCTAAATGCGACGAACCGCTCCATGTAACGAACGGATTTACATCTCCGGAGAGTATCCCGAACCAAACGGATGTGTTTTTGAGAACAAATTCCTCGAATagtttagaataaattttaatttgataaaatttatgtagcaataattgtacgtaaaatattgtaataattctgCGGTTACTTTGAcgttaaattgaatataaatatagaataaattcTTTGATTCATGGTCGTAAGTAAACAATTGAATcatgagaataattttataaaattttaaaaaagagagaaaatagagAAGGCTATTTAAAGtaaacatatattgtatatataataacttatataatttcaattagcTTACTGTAATCGTGTTCTTAAGGAACATAGATAGCAGCCAATGCTCGTAAAgataataataacgtaatacGAATGAATCCTTCATGCTCAGGCGTTTTGCCACACTCCATCTGCGTATCATGAATTAACACCTCGTTAAGTTCCAAAGAATACAGTCATTTACACATTAGCCTGCTCTATCTTCTCGATGCGTGTACAATTTATAATAGGTATAACATGCGCAGTTACTGAGAATGCTGCTTTTTTCCTGTTTtccattttcttaaaattttgaacGTGTCCGCGTATATGGGGGAAAGAGAGATAACATAGTAGCcataaagagttttttaaacttttaggTAAacataatttctatttatttttttagattctttAAAGCTTTAgtcattatttgtaaaaattgaaaactgttaaataaattaaaaaattaatttaatttagagaGACGTGTCAATTCTGTCATTTTGCTTCCATGTGtagataatataatagaaagtaAAGTTAAGTTAGATGTACTTTGAAATGAAAAGATTTATTGTATTCTGTAGCGTAGTAATAGGTAGGAGGGGCGGTCCACCCCGGGCGTCATCTTAGCAAGGGCGCTAAAAATCAACAGTACTTTTCCTcgttacaagtaaaaattttcctcgttacaagtaaaatttaggattaaaaatttgtttgtaacagAAGGTAAAAGTTCATAAATCAGAAATGCCCAATGTCCGACCCGCGCAATCTGTTTTcagcttttttcttttctccgcGCTTAAGACAATCGAATCGCGTGGAGATAAGCAAAGAGCACATTCGATCTGCAACGATTCAAAAGTGAAATTGTTGGCCCAAACAAGGTAGATCTCACTTGACTGttgattttttaagaataaagtaAACTCAACAAATCTGTCCGCTGTAGAGTACACATTTGCGGATTAGATTTCTGCACTAGCATATTATAGTAGTTAACGTTCTACcgtttctaaaaaattaaaacaataagtattaaaaaGGCTTGTTATTTCTAAAGTAGtaaaatatagaagaaaaataagaatatttcttaaacaatatAATGTATAGGTAAATGACATAAATATCCTTATACATTAAGTTGCATCAATGCTTCAATAATAAATGCAACTTTATGTATAAAAGCATCTTTGTGAAAGTATTGTTTagttatattatagtaaaaaagaaagaaaagaccTCTTTTTGTTGTGCTCAGGACAAGtaaaacaaacattattttttatagtttttgagatgAGAAGTTCAATGGTGCTCGTTAAAATTACATCTTATGACAGGAATACACACTGAGTGAATCGCACTGTGTACCATCGATACACGTATACTGAAAAAGAGTCTTGTTGCATCATTTAGAAATCTAGTAATTTTAACCAATACGTCTGTTTGAAAACagacgaatcagaaatcttgtaggaattacCAGATTGTAGTAAAATCTATCCAATGTcctgattataataattagagtCCTATTGTAATAACCAAAAATTCTGTTTGGTTTCACCGGAAACACTCAATcatacaagttttattaatataattagattatttttctcagtgtagtgtAGCGTTTAATTTTGCGAGTGACTGCAATGTTATGCGTTCTCTTGATTTaaacgtattataatttttatgttccCATCATgtgacgtaattttaattagcaCCAACGGATTTCTcgcatcaaaaatattaagaaataatatttattttactttcctaAACACAATAAAAACAGGTTTTTTCATGACATCTTTCTTTAACACATTTCAAATATTCCAAATAgtctaaatttttgttaatttaacataagataaatgttagaaaataataCCAATATTATGTAAAggattaatataagaaaataacaattttagcaAATCGTAACAGCATGCTTCTTTGATAAAATTAccatttataacattatttttataatattttaaacatattatattttatcatgtttataataataataacgtcaCCAAGATATAGAAAATgtcatacaaaatttatataaatttatcagcatacttatgatattaatttattcaaattaagatACTCAGCAGCATTAGaaaactgaaaaaggaaagtacAAAGTATGGATATAGAACTTAGCAAGGGAtgcatttatacattataatttgcCGATGATTAAGTAGTCATAGCAGATTATGTAGAAGATACCTGTATGCAATATATGATGAGGAAGCTTATAGAGACGTATACAAGTTGGAGCCTAACGGTTAACTTCGGCAAGACCAAGTATCTCTGCGTGAATGGGGAATAAAACAATCTAGATCTGGAGGACGGATAAGAAATATCATGCTCGTAGTCAGGACTACGAGTACACATTTGATAACACAGAAACAGACgggaagaaaatacaaaaaagaataGTTAAAGTAAAGAAAGTTATAGGATGCCTTAACAGCGTACTTTACTTTGGAGTAAAGAAATATCAAAGAAGAGAAAATATACATGAAGCAATAGTTAAAAGTACCCTTCTATATGGAGCACAGACATGGAGACTGAcggagaaatttaaaaaaaagggtgGAAGTAGTGGAAAATGGACGCGCTGAGGAGATCTCTGAGCATCTCGAGAAAAGATAGAATCAAAAACGAACCGGTTAAACAATGGATGGGTATTGAAGGAGATGTAATGTGTGAATAGAAGATCAATATCAAACAACTGACATATGTGCAACGGATGCCGGAATCGAGACTATCCAGGAAAAAACACCGGAGGAAGATTCGCGGCTTTCCGAGAGTGGCGAAAACATTTACCTTTGAAGTTGCGCGTCAAAATGCGAATGAGTAACTAGAGTGTCTAGGGCTGCGGTCCGATTCATGCTCACAGCGCTATCAGCGCGCTCCCGGTTGGTCCGATTCACTTCCTGAGCGTTTTCTGTAAGCGAAATGACGTAATGAATTTGTGACGTCGCGCGCTCACGGTGACCTTGCTTCGAAGGTGGGTCGGCGTGAGTGTTTGCGTCATTTTTGCgggaaatatgtttaaaatttacactttgaCTAGGCGTGTAGAATCTGTTGGGACTGTCAATGTGTTCGGACGTATTTTTTCAATAgcggaaaatatttttgcaaccgTTGATTGCATCACAGCACacaatagttataaaatatttataataattatgtgaatattataaaaataattgtcaaaatatttgataaatatttttatgatcttacattcaacagatcataaatatttattataaatattataataaatattgtataaaatatttaatttatattttaatattttatacaatatttatggtaagtaaaaaaaatatttccatacttattttttattaacagtaaatattatataaaatattacaatatagacagacaatcaaaatataaacttttattatatttatgatttgttCCATCTGagagtacaaaaatatttataaaatattttaataaatatccacaaatatttaaaataaatcttgtatACTGTCTAGGTaactatataatcttatttttttgaaaattattaaatgtactttttaaaattctatttattataaaactttattagtgttttaaaaaataaaataattttagctttatttagACTAGGTATCCTACTTAGGTTATGTCCTATGAGTAGCGTTTACAAGTGGTCCGAAACGTTCCCAGGTAACAAAAGTAGGAAGCGCAACTAGtagatgaataatatttttaaattctttgtgCATAGTAAAGTAAACAAAGACTCTACCCGTTTCTTTACTTCGTGTGTATACAACAAGGTTTCTTTAATTCTTCTACGATTAGTGTCTCAATAATTTCCCTCTCATAGTAAGCTACATGCATCCTACAATATATGACTTTTTAGAATGTCATATTTTTATTCCGATTAGGAATATATAAACCCGATAGCCGtatgtatataatttctaaCACTTGTAGAACATAATAAAAGTTGGCtacatttttactaatataaggTAGCTGTATTAAACTGATGTAGTGTCATTTTAGTCACTACATGTTGAGAACAGCTATTTAACTACCGTAGGACTGTACACGCTATTGCACGCGTGCACATATCCGTAGCATGCAAGATTTCATTATAATATCGTGCTACTGCTGTGGATTAGCGAAGCATCATTATTCTTATTATACATTGATGGAATATATCCAACTATCATAGGTCTCTACGCCTTTTTATAGTGTATATGGATCCCTAGCATACAGTATTTCATCAATATATCGCGCTATTGTTATTGATAATCGAAGCATCTTTTTAGGCTATACACAATTCTATTACGTATATATTTCACTTAAGTAtcgttattcttttttcttgcgTAAATAGTAAAGGGCtccattttgtttttgtttctatcTGAGTGAAAGAAACCAAAAACTTCTCATTTTCAGTAGCACCGTAGAAAGCGTCACGAACGGATAAGACGACTTTATttcgattaaaattataaaatgaatagtACCAATAAACTTCCAAAACGAAGCcggaaaaattttgatttattatcgaataaacaaaaaagaattcgCCAACAAGCGCATTATAATGTGATTAGAAGTGCCGCCGAATGTACACCAAGTACATCTTCAAATCAGTCAATTATCAAAGACTGTGCAGTTAGTGCATTAAGTAGTAAGTATGATAACAAGACAATAAGTGCGAGTgacaataattttcatgaagAAACTGATGATGACGGTGATATTGATAAAGATATCAATGTGTGTGTTGACCGAGACAACGATGATTCTTTTCACAGCAGTACTAGTGATGACGATTATTATGATGATAACGACAATTATAATAGTGatcataataattcaaataatgcaTTCGTCAATACTCAATTTACTACTGACTTAGCCAGGATGTGTGTTAAAACCAAAATGACTCACGTTCAGATTAACGGAATATTATCTGTTCTTAGAGAACATAACTATCATCATCGGCAGTTACCGAAAGATGCTCGAACTCTGTTAAATACTCCTACAAAGTGCACAGACATAAAGGTTCTCAATCCTGGTCATTATCTTCATATTGGTATTGCTACAAACAttgttatgaaattaaaaaacataccAATCAGTGACGAAATACCTCGTATATTACTTATAGACTTTTCTACCGATGGTgccaatatttataataatgttcgtTGCGACGTATGGCCGATACAATTccgaataataaatataaccgATAAACGTCCAATGATAGCAGGCCTTTATCAAGGAAAAAAACAACCTAGTGATTTCAAAGACTTTCTCGCTGATTTCAATAAGGAAATCATCGAATTAATAAATAcaggattaatatttaatggacaaaatattaagttacaattaaatgcatttattgCTGACACTCCAGCAAAACACCATTGTCTTAATATTAAAGGTCATGGTGGTTATTACAGCTGCCCTAAATGCAAAATTCGTGGAGAACGTCATAAGAACGACCGTACTCATGTGTATAAAGGAATAGGCTACGCTCTTAGGACCGATCAAGAATTCATTTGTTTTCAGAATAATTCTGGGAATAATGACGACGGACATTATAATGGGATTTCGGCTCTGTACAATTTGCCCATGGGATTAGTGAGTCAAGTACCAATTGACTATATGCATTTAGTGTGTCTTGGAGTTGTCAAGAAAACTTTAGTGGATGCGTGGATCGAAGGAAAACACAAGACAAGACCATTAAATGTAGAGACGAAAAACTGTATTTCCGAACGTTTGTTAACAATAGCTACACACTGCCCAAAAGAATTTGCACGTCGTCCACGAAGTTTAAATGACTGTCATCGATTTAAAGCAACAGAATGTcgacaatttttattgtatacatcAACGACCgtattattagatttatttgGAAATGATACTAggatattacattttgttaaacTGCATTGTGCTATTCGTCTCTTAATCAAGTCAAACCCGAACGACAATGAAATTGATAAAGCACAGAAATTATTAGAAGCATTTGTTTGCGATTGCATCGAAATTTACGGACGAAATTATTTATCATACAATGTACATTGTTTAATTCATCTCGCTGAAGATGTTCGTAGATTTGGCCCTCTGGATCATTTTTCATGCTTTCCATTCGAAAATAacatgacattttttcgaaaaattattagaagtCGAACGAAGGAAttgattcaaatttataatcgctacgaagaatataaaattaatgatgcAATATCTCctacattatttaaatcaagtaaaataATTACCGCCTATAGCCCGAAAAAAAGtatcacagaaaataataaacctGTTATAATAACAAATGAATTATTACTGCAATTtcataagattaaaattaataattttacgtatgatttaggtaataaaaataactgctgtattttaCATGACGGTAGAATTATTatcattgataatattttgcaatacagTGACAGCACCTATCGGCTTGTAggtagaaaatttaataaaattgagcCTCTTTATGTAAtcgatgaaaatttaaattcaatgcatgttgatatttttaaatgtagcgaattaggaaatatatatttagatattttaccGAATGACATTAAATATAAAGCGTACAAAATGCCTTTTtggaaaaattgcgaaaaatgttttgagGCTAATATGTTTGTTGTTGCAGCAATTTACGATGATGAATGGCTGCATTAAATGAATATAAACATATGTGTAACATATGTGTAAAAGtatgataaatatgtaaaacaaaatttcaaaaatattcaattttcaaataaaaataatatatttacctttataattaaaatcattatttacaaataacatcgATCATTTCAAGCGCTCTTTCGCTCCTTTCTATTCCCTCCCTTCACTCGCTTGTTCTCACTTGTTCTCAAAGTCTTGAAGCGAGGCGCGACGAGGAACGAGAGCGGAGCGAATCACGAGCGTTCCGCAATTGTCGTTGCATGGAGATTAAGGCTTATGCCAGATGAAAGACACGGCCCTGTCGAAAAAATGAGTGGCGCTACGCACGTGTACAGTAGGCGGGCATCTTTTGTCGGGACCGCGTCTTCTACCTCTGATTTTACATCTCTGATTCGGATGCGGAGTGAGTCAGTGAGTGTTTTCTTCGAGTATTATTGTGTACGCAATAGAGAAAGAGTGATTATTTATTGGAATTTTCTTTAAACGGGAGGCGATCCTAATACATCAGCTAGCCGCGAAGAGCCACGAGACAAAGAACATCGGGCCCCTTTCTTTTTATGAAGCTAAGAATCGACTGTGAAAGAGGAATCACTCGTCCCTTCGGAAGTGCAATTTTTACAAGTGAGTGAGTTAATCCTATCTACACGATATTTATATGTCCAAGGTTATATTCCAAGGCTATTTTCTCGGttctttcaaattattataaataataaaaataatttattttttaggttACATTCTAAAACGTCCTCtccgaggaaaattttactcgatgtAATATAGGATGCGTTACGGGTACTAtatatttcgagtaaaattttccttaGAAAGGACGTTTTGGAATATAGCCCAATCCCAtattatatcgagtaaaattttcctctgAGAGGACGTTTTGGAATGTAaccctaaaaaataaattatttttattatttataataatttgaaagaaCTGTGAAAACACGATAGCCAAAATGTCCTGTTGCCTACCGTGTTTTGTAACAATATACTATTGTTGGCTTTCAGGCAACTGTGTCTTACGTTATGGAGCCTCAAGGTCCTCAAGTCAGActcgtagaaaaaaattttttgctgacTGAAGATGATATGTTGGACCAGCATGTACaggatatttcaaatttaactcCGGCTTCCACAAAACATAAAAACGAAGAATGTGAAGaaaatttaaatccaaaaagaaaaaaatgcaagGTCTGTGTAATGTAATGATTTACGTTTCAACTATGCCTCGCTCTTAAATGAAGacgataataatagtaataataataatatattttaataatgcaattttcaGTTGCCaattcaaatagaaataaagaaaacgtTCCAACCGACAATACATTAAACGACAACGCAGTGGatgaagtaaattttataaaactgtcACAATCGACTTTAAAAGAAATACTAACTGAAATAAAGTAAGTGCtatttatatatgaacatatataatttatgtataatttaacattctaataaaatataaataaacaaatacaattttttagagaaataaGAAAGGGACAAGATGAAatacttcaaaaaataaataatttggaaaACAAATCAAAAAGTAGTAAAGATATTTTACAAGCTGTTCAGAAATTGAACCTTCCGGTGCAAACTGTAGAACAGtttcagattttaataaaagatgaaaaagcATTATCCATTTTggtaagttaaaatataaagcttttAAATGAAATGTGTGTGGGTGGCACCCGATCGACCACGTCAGCAATTGGCTAATTTAATATCAACTTTTCTAATTGAtggatttaatgaaaaaattctaaGCACCGATCGATCGCTGTGAATGGCTATGGTctatcgcaacgtggtcaaatgGGACACTcccatatatgtgtatatatacacgtacgtggtatttatttttattatacttatccAATATGTATTTTGAAACTTTCAGGAACGATATTTTATCCTTCTTGGGGGACTGAACATTTCAAATGCATTAGATGGCTTCTTGAAGGCAAGTGTAAcggataaattaattaagacaTCTTTTACATGGAAAGAGGGTGAACAAAAAATTCGGTTTCGGGAAACGCCTTTAAGTCTACGATATTAtggtaaaaattactttttataattttattatgtatgataatttatattattttattttaggtatGACGCGCTCGTTAGACCAGAGTGTAAAATATTGCTTCTATTGTTTTTTGTTTCAGTCAATTTCTGAgttgcaaataaatttgaaatgtgACAAAGCAAATCCTGAACTTAATTATgtgaacatatttttattgcagGTGCTCTTCGACAAattgaacaatttaaaaatacctCTATTAAAGAGTTTGAAGTGGAAATGgccaaagtaataaaaaatgcacAACAGCGTCACTACATGGTTCAACATAGAGTAATGCAAGTAAGCTCCAGTGCTTTGCAACGATCTAAAATGGAAGAGGAGCTTGCGGCTAACTATGCGTCAGCTGCCGCTCGTAATCGACAGTAATCGAGTAATTATCCTAACCCTTCGTATGATATAagctaattaatataatacgtatacatataatataatacatatactttatttatgtcattaataatatttattgtgatataaataaataactgtaATAAACATCTGCACATCtaacatgaaatatatatacaaattgtgataaaataaaacttaaatatatattttccttaTTTGTTATATTCACATTGTTTATTTAAGAGTTTTACAATTTCGTAGGATATTTTGTatactattttgaattttttgcttgatgaaaattaattacaaaattatgccAATAAATTTAGCAGATTTCGAAATATGTCTGTCACTGTCAGTTGTAGAGCTATCTGTATATCGGAAGACTCAAGCATGAAACATGTGTCGTTTTCAATTTCTTATACATCTCAATACTAAATGACTTGTGTATATATAAGGTACTATACAACTATCtagtatttatcttatttttgtctCGAAAGCCACTT harbors:
- the LOC120358912 gene encoding uncharacterized protein LOC120358912 isoform X2, which encodes MQVANSNRNKENVPTDNTLNDNAVDEVNFIKLSQSTLKEILTEIKEIRKGQDEILQKINNLENKSKSSKDILQAVQKLNLPVQTVEQFQILIKDEKALSILERYFILLGGLNISNALDGFLKASVTDKLIKTSFTWKEGEQKIRFRETPLSLRYYGALRQIEQFKNTSIKEFEVEMAKVIKNAQQRHYMVQHRVMQVSSSALQRSKMEEELAANYASAAARNRQ
- the LOC120358912 gene encoding uncharacterized protein LOC120358912 isoform X1, which gives rise to MQFSVANSNRNKENVPTDNTLNDNAVDEVNFIKLSQSTLKEILTEIKEIRKGQDEILQKINNLENKSKSSKDILQAVQKLNLPVQTVEQFQILIKDEKALSILERYFILLGGLNISNALDGFLKASVTDKLIKTSFTWKEGEQKIRFRETPLSLRYYGALRQIEQFKNTSIKEFEVEMAKVIKNAQQRHYMVQHRVMQVSSSALQRSKMEEELAANYASAAARNRQ